In Streptomyces canus, one DNA window encodes the following:
- a CDS encoding restriction endonuclease-related protein → MELLCAALAKIRLERQRAGVQARGTDGSGPLPRAWRDARGRLWWKAQSLGFEGPGNDLELFDWCRRPLGSWPVPLSLTEGDLEAVLLEGDALSEFAEQAADLIQHADVEAELVQNQVFAALMLCARMNGKDDDAVQRIYCRLRRLLIDHPVLSDREVQALARELPAADSDHDSFLAKFVRIAYVHHPVQAPGKVRLRHCADCRNPVDDGAVGCGAPGCTGVPEQYEVPCLGAYWTQHRATRQFFHDPGLLEGRLLDHLGEIADGTLCVEDWPCLDAWDMALTFKTQEPGAEAERWAVDAKDCSSPALLARGFRCDPRVPARRRIIVIPMHRLRTPGYRTDLERELQGRVSGVEVLDEKTFLRQATVRARQAGGTR, encoded by the coding sequence GTGGAGCTGCTGTGTGCCGCCTTGGCGAAAATCCGCCTCGAACGACAGCGGGCCGGCGTTCAAGCCCGCGGCACCGACGGGTCGGGGCCATTGCCGCGTGCCTGGCGTGATGCACGCGGCCGGTTGTGGTGGAAGGCACAGTCACTGGGTTTTGAAGGCCCCGGCAACGACCTGGAACTGTTCGACTGGTGCCGTCGCCCGCTGGGATCGTGGCCGGTGCCGCTGTCGCTCACCGAGGGCGATCTCGAAGCGGTGCTGCTGGAGGGTGATGCCCTGTCTGAGTTCGCCGAGCAGGCGGCAGACCTGATCCAGCATGCTGACGTCGAGGCGGAGCTCGTTCAGAATCAGGTTTTTGCCGCCCTGATGTTGTGTGCCCGGATGAACGGTAAGGACGACGACGCTGTCCAGCGGATCTACTGCCGGCTGCGGCGCCTGCTGATCGACCATCCGGTGCTCAGCGACCGCGAGGTCCAGGCGCTGGCGCGGGAACTCCCGGCAGCGGACTCCGACCATGACTCGTTCCTCGCGAAGTTCGTCCGCATCGCCTACGTCCACCACCCGGTCCAGGCGCCGGGGAAAGTCCGCCTGCGGCACTGTGCAGACTGCCGAAATCCGGTTGACGACGGGGCCGTTGGCTGTGGGGCTCCCGGCTGTACAGGGGTGCCAGAGCAGTACGAGGTGCCGTGTCTCGGCGCGTATTGGACCCAGCACCGGGCAACCCGCCAGTTCTTCCACGACCCTGGACTGCTGGAGGGACGGCTGCTGGACCACCTGGGCGAAATCGCCGACGGCACACTGTGCGTCGAGGACTGGCCGTGCCTGGACGCGTGGGATATGGCGTTGACGTTCAAGACCCAGGAACCGGGTGCAGAGGCGGAGCGCTGGGCCGTCGACGCCAAGGACTGCTCAAGCCCAGCCCTACTCGCCCGAGGCTTTCGCTGCGATCCACGCGTGCCAGCGCGGCGACGCATCATCGTCATCCCCATGCACCGCCTCAGAACTCCCGGCTACCGCACGGACCTTGAGCGCGAACTGCAGGGCCGCGTTTCCGGCGTCGAAGTCCTCGACGAGAAGACGTTCCTGCGGCAGGCCACCGTCCGTGCGCGCCAGGCAGGAGGAACGCGATGA
- a CDS encoding pPIWI_RE module domain-containing protein: MPAYRATQATVLTFATGASWPVTGYRATCPPGMLSLLQDAWEARPGRRKRNGPDSLPTRSLRDLITLIDPEITSVQWNPRHPAWLRARTEIDPDLLLIALSAWASAHVAPQVPDTDWYGRLEGAGQFEWIPEDLDLAQHGLHLNGTANPPAHVFDLLPSLVAEHLTTTDLQLRGHRRDLRLGPTQADGRRALHLGQPEFLIDDDGAAGASVDVLTLHLETVPGVPEVHLHLDLGMTRFAMNALDYIPRRGNGDPTASVLLSAKEGFIHRRERPMLLQSSVIIRRRGQDSSWTWQPGVTSILARLTHHEPPSLDELRAAPGNAAAQPFAAHIVHSTGMTYRHPDQDGAPPARATHDHPVGHGYQPRDHMEVLTQVARQLEDKGLVPLTPSPKARTRSKTRLPMHLPDSPTYELEVWASSDRTWQGLQTAAANKLGLAPATSTTACASFTGPINLTLHRHDPQDLTAGLPRSTESDPATRRAAYEASETERTTQITRAFPRLAHPIACIVEMEGAAYFSRTHQRDPKTLFKKVLPSLRRNVQGLRPIPPANPNPSKAALAKRFPGTDFATSDIERAASALRDALRQAGHLPKLPAPPGVEGPFELITVWLAPAGERMLVPMLIRQHTHEESTAQLMTTTGSPTERPMPLTALPEALVAGRGRVPRTARAALAEFLTNALSLDSTADRLLLVRRARTSDKDIWPWLQDSRITFDQLVLPGIDITAPNADPDRRKPGDQPGLRIIRLRERSDRSAVPRAFGVTQEMVSAGDDTDELTPVTRHGRFSGLVEVGERAFWGINPRPDQNQTPLTLTKFDPAQTANRTWTCSNPTSLEIVPAFLQDGDNPADWAMYVHAQRRFHAHTNIATTWPAIVHLAELMEEYIV, translated from the coding sequence ATGCCCGCCTACCGCGCCACCCAGGCCACCGTGCTCACCTTCGCTACCGGGGCCAGCTGGCCCGTCACCGGCTACCGCGCGACCTGCCCACCGGGGATGCTCAGCCTTCTGCAGGACGCCTGGGAGGCCCGCCCCGGCCGCCGAAAGCGCAACGGACCCGACAGCCTGCCCACCAGGTCGCTGAGGGACTTGATCACTCTCATCGACCCGGAGATCACCTCCGTGCAATGGAACCCGCGCCATCCGGCCTGGCTTCGCGCGCGGACCGAGATCGACCCGGATCTGCTGCTGATCGCGCTGTCGGCATGGGCCTCCGCTCATGTGGCGCCCCAGGTGCCGGACACCGACTGGTACGGCCGTCTCGAAGGCGCCGGCCAGTTCGAATGGATCCCCGAAGACCTCGACCTCGCCCAGCACGGCCTTCATCTCAACGGCACCGCCAACCCTCCCGCGCACGTCTTCGACCTCCTGCCCAGCCTCGTCGCCGAACATCTCACCACCACCGATCTTCAGCTCCGGGGCCACCGCCGTGACCTGCGGCTCGGCCCCACCCAGGCCGACGGCCGCCGCGCCCTGCATCTCGGCCAGCCGGAGTTCCTCATCGATGACGACGGCGCGGCCGGAGCCAGCGTGGACGTCCTCACCCTCCACCTGGAAACCGTGCCGGGGGTCCCTGAAGTCCACCTCCACCTCGACCTGGGCATGACCCGCTTCGCGATGAACGCGCTCGACTACATCCCCCGCCGCGGAAACGGCGACCCCACCGCCAGCGTCCTGCTCTCCGCCAAAGAGGGATTCATCCATCGCCGCGAACGTCCCATGCTCCTACAGAGCTCCGTCATCATCCGCCGACGCGGACAGGACAGCTCATGGACCTGGCAGCCGGGCGTCACCAGCATCCTCGCCCGCCTCACCCACCACGAGCCGCCCAGCCTCGACGAACTGCGCGCCGCCCCGGGCAACGCGGCGGCTCAGCCCTTCGCCGCGCACATCGTCCACAGCACCGGCATGACCTACCGCCATCCGGACCAGGACGGCGCCCCGCCGGCTCGTGCCACCCACGACCACCCCGTCGGCCACGGCTACCAGCCCCGCGACCATATGGAGGTCCTCACTCAGGTCGCCCGACAACTGGAGGACAAGGGGCTGGTCCCCCTAACGCCCAGCCCCAAGGCACGGACCCGGTCGAAGACACGCCTGCCGATGCATCTGCCCGACTCCCCCACGTACGAACTCGAAGTCTGGGCCTCCTCCGACCGCACCTGGCAAGGTCTACAGACAGCCGCCGCCAACAAACTCGGCCTGGCTCCCGCCACCTCAACAACGGCGTGCGCCAGCTTCACCGGACCGATCAACCTCACCCTCCACCGCCATGACCCGCAAGACCTGACCGCCGGCCTGCCACGTTCCACCGAGTCGGACCCAGCAACCCGGCGGGCCGCCTACGAAGCCAGCGAGACCGAACGCACCACACAAATCACCCGGGCATTCCCCCGTCTTGCCCATCCCATCGCCTGCATCGTGGAGATGGAAGGTGCGGCCTACTTCTCCCGCACTCACCAACGCGACCCCAAAACCCTCTTCAAGAAGGTCCTCCCGAGCCTGCGCCGCAACGTCCAGGGCCTGCGCCCCATCCCGCCGGCCAACCCCAATCCCAGCAAAGCAGCCCTCGCCAAGCGTTTCCCCGGCACCGACTTCGCGACCTCCGACATCGAGCGCGCCGCTTCCGCCCTCAGGGACGCCCTCCGCCAGGCCGGTCACCTGCCCAAACTCCCCGCTCCACCCGGTGTCGAAGGCCCCTTCGAGCTGATCACCGTCTGGCTCGCCCCCGCCGGCGAGCGGATGCTCGTGCCCATGCTGATCCGTCAGCACACCCACGAGGAGTCCACGGCACAGCTCATGACGACGACGGGCAGCCCCACCGAGCGTCCCATGCCACTGACCGCCCTGCCGGAAGCCCTCGTGGCCGGCCGCGGACGCGTGCCCCGTACCGCTCGCGCGGCCCTCGCCGAATTCCTCACCAACGCTCTGTCGCTCGACTCCACCGCCGACCGCCTGCTGCTCGTACGCCGCGCCCGGACGAGCGACAAGGACATCTGGCCCTGGCTACAGGACAGCCGCATCACCTTCGACCAGCTCGTGTTGCCGGGCATCGACATCACGGCCCCCAACGCGGACCCAGACCGCCGTAAGCCCGGCGACCAACCGGGCCTGCGCATCATCCGGCTACGCGAGCGCAGCGATCGCTCTGCAGTGCCCAGGGCTTTCGGTGTCACCCAGGAAATGGTCAGCGCCGGCGACGACACCGACGAACTGACCCCCGTCACCCGGCACGGACGATTCTCCGGCCTGGTCGAAGTCGGGGAACGCGCCTTCTGGGGCATCAACCCGCGCCCCGATCAGAACCAGACCCCTCTCACGCTCACCAAGTTCGACCCGGCCCAGACCGCTAACCGGACCTGGACCTGCTCCAACCCCACCTCCCTGGAGATCGTGCCCGCCTTCCTCCAGGACGGCGACAACCCGGCCGACTGGGCCATGTACGTCCACGCCCAACGACGCTTCCACGCCCACACCAACATCGCCACCACCTGGCCCGCCATCGTCCACCTCGCCGAACTGATGGAGGAATACATCGTCTGA
- a CDS encoding S8 family peptidase: MSAGDGVCVGVIDTGVGPHPALTVAGGRAYDDDSRGHWAAETLPHGTHVAGIIAANDINSWVGVAPRATLRSYRIYEGDEEVTGPYAIAAAIADAVDDGCDVVNLSLYLEINMPVVTRAIRRAIAAGVIVVAAAGNDGREAPLAFPASVDNVIAVGALGRQGTYPLGTASVATIDPPPGADAANFVASFSNRLRQGDFLAPGVGVISTLPGVSGPWGVMDGTSQAAPVVAGLAARVLTETGWVHSERTASRAEQVLAELRRRAASLGFSPDREGIGLIGAGGATAEAN; the protein is encoded by the coding sequence ATGTCCGCCGGTGACGGAGTCTGCGTTGGCGTCATTGACACCGGAGTCGGCCCGCATCCTGCTCTCACCGTAGCGGGAGGACGTGCATACGACGATGACTCTCGCGGACACTGGGCAGCGGAAACCTTGCCACACGGGACACATGTAGCAGGAATCATTGCGGCAAACGACATTAATTCATGGGTGGGCGTGGCTCCAAGGGCCACGCTCAGAAGTTACCGTATTTACGAAGGAGACGAGGAGGTTACGGGTCCCTACGCCATTGCGGCGGCAATCGCTGACGCGGTCGACGATGGGTGCGACGTAGTAAACCTCTCTCTATATCTCGAAATAAATATGCCCGTCGTGACGAGGGCGATTCGTCGAGCTATCGCCGCAGGAGTAATTGTGGTGGCAGCTGCAGGAAACGACGGACGTGAAGCACCACTCGCCTTCCCTGCTTCGGTAGATAATGTAATAGCCGTCGGAGCACTGGGCAGGCAGGGAACGTATCCTCTCGGGACGGCGTCCGTGGCCACAATTGATCCTCCCCCGGGGGCCGATGCTGCCAATTTCGTGGCATCGTTCTCCAATCGCCTTCGGCAGGGGGACTTCCTCGCGCCGGGTGTCGGAGTGATCTCGACCCTCCCAGGCGTGAGCGGTCCGTGGGGCGTGATGGACGGCACTTCCCAGGCCGCTCCAGTGGTTGCCGGCCTAGCGGCGCGTGTACTGACAGAGACCGGATGGGTACACAGTGAACGCACCGCATCGCGAGCGGAACAAGTCCTAGCCGAACTCCGCCGGCGTGCTGCTAGCCTTGGCTTCTCCCCCGACCGTGAGGGAATCGGCCTCATTGGCGCAGGAGGCGCAACCGCGGAGGCCAACTGA
- a CDS encoding DUF5655 domain-containing protein — protein MSGLKLFHTTNGDVTEVAPRLAEVEADVQGLVEAHMETMLGVRFLASEYVIDCADGGRIDSLGLDENGAPVVVEFKRGTAAGVINQGLYYMAWLMAHKDAFRNLVRDRLGVSAASQVLWSAPRLICVAGDFTRYDAHAVREHRRSIDLVRYRFFGKDLIGLETVASVTGRTPAARRVRRSAAGLPPAREQGGALAELAEAVDEVLLGLGDGVSRVQRKQYRAYQRLRNFACVCPPQKTKLLVYLKADPKEVDLMPGFTRDVTGLGHHGTGDLEVQLRSERDMERAVDLFRASYAAA, from the coding sequence GTGTCGGGCCTGAAGCTGTTCCACACGACGAATGGCGACGTGACGGAGGTCGCGCCGCGTCTTGCCGAGGTCGAGGCGGATGTGCAGGGCCTCGTCGAGGCACACATGGAGACGATGCTAGGGGTGCGGTTCCTGGCGAGCGAGTACGTCATCGACTGTGCTGACGGCGGCCGGATCGATTCGCTGGGGCTCGACGAGAACGGGGCGCCGGTGGTCGTGGAGTTCAAGCGCGGCACCGCGGCCGGCGTGATCAATCAGGGCCTGTATTACATGGCGTGGCTGATGGCGCACAAGGACGCCTTCCGGAACCTGGTCCGCGACCGGCTCGGGGTATCGGCCGCGTCCCAGGTGCTGTGGAGCGCACCCCGGCTGATCTGTGTCGCCGGCGACTTCACCCGCTACGACGCGCACGCCGTACGCGAGCACAGGCGCAGCATCGACCTGGTCCGCTACCGGTTCTTCGGCAAGGACCTGATTGGACTTGAGACCGTGGCTTCCGTCACAGGGCGGACGCCGGCCGCGCGGCGGGTTCGCCGGAGCGCGGCCGGGCTGCCGCCCGCCCGAGAGCAGGGCGGTGCGCTGGCGGAGTTGGCGGAGGCGGTTGATGAAGTGCTGCTCGGCCTCGGGGACGGCGTCAGCCGGGTGCAGCGCAAGCAGTACCGGGCGTATCAGCGCCTGCGGAACTTCGCCTGCGTTTGCCCGCCGCAGAAGACCAAGCTCCTCGTCTATCTCAAGGCCGACCCGAAGGAGGTCGACCTCATGCCTGGCTTCACTCGGGATGTGACGGGGCTGGGCCACCACGGCACGGGCGACCTGGAGGTGCAGTTGCGCTCCGAGCGGGACATGGAGCGGGCCGTGGACCTCTTCCGCGCCAGCTACGCGGCGGCGTAA